A stretch of the Lolium perenne isolate Kyuss_39 chromosome 3, Kyuss_2.0, whole genome shotgun sequence genome encodes the following:
- the LOC127338431 gene encoding uncharacterized protein — translation MPRRKVEMRFIQNARARAATYAKRSKGLQKKASELATYCDVPVALVCAPAATGGAGAPRLVWESEEGVLERYRAASIPPEKRAQHTHRSYLEAELGKETAKLARARPGALPDWDAALNDMTVDEARELLETIDAALRAGADKMAALGLPADGRLELEQFAPPADDASDDYAFEPGHLALDMVYDSFQPQTMSSHGGSNDQGSLLEQFLMQPERGLECVGGGGSYYAGAVDEMQAPGGYGDNADYRWLDLTMCNAADESSVPVGYYPNFADESSVPVGYYPNFADGALAPEQYSAQDFAGGDYVDTLQLEYPMGMDENFAYYPDMDNNYMAHWQADEFQRSQTGTGQYQWSGPGTHSSGQAFHYLY, via the coding sequence ATGCCGCGCCGCAAGGTCGAGATGAGGTTCATCCAGAACGCGCGGGCTCGCGCCGCGACGTACGCCAAGAGGTCCAAGGGGCTCCAGAAGAAGGCGTCGGAGCTCGCCACGTACTGCGACGTCCCCGTCGCGCTCGTCTGCGCCcccgccgccaccggcggcgccgGGGCTCCGCGGCTCGTGTGGGAGTCGGAGGAGGGTGTCCTCGAGAGGTACCGTGCCGCCTCCATCCCGCCGGAGAAGCGCGCGCAGCACACGCACCGGAGCTACCTCGAGGCCGAGCTGGGCAAGGAGACGGCGAAGCTCGCCAGGGCGCGGCCGGGCGCGCTGCCCGACTGGGACGCGGCGCTCAACGACATGACGGTGGACGAGGCGCGGGAGCTGCTCGAGACCATCGACGCTGCGCTGAGGGCCGGGGCCGACAAGATGGCGGCTCTCGGCTTGCCCGCCGACGGCCGGCTCGAGCTCGAACAGTTCGCGCCGCCGGCTGATGATGCTTCCGATGACTACGCCTTCGAGCCGGGGCACCTCGCGCTGGACATGGTCTACGATAGCTTCCAGCCGCAAACGATGTCGAGCCACGGCGGGAGCAACGACCAAGGGAGCCTACTCGAGCAATTTCTGATGCAACCGGAGCGCGGCCTCGagtgcgtcggcggcggcggaagctacTACGCGGGCGCCGTCGACGAGATGCAGGCGCCGGGAGGCTACGGCGACAATGCTGATTACCGGTGGCTCGATCTGACCATGTGCAACGCCGCCGACGAGTCTTCGGTGCCAGTTGGGTACTACCCCAACTTCGCCGACGAGTCTTCGGTGCCAGTTGGGTACTACCCCAACTTCGCCGACGGCGCTCTGGCGCCTGAGCAATACTCCGCTCAGGACTTCGCCGGCGGGGACTACGTCGACACGCTGCAGCTCGAATACCCCATGGGCATGGATGAGAACTTCGCTTATTACCCTGACATGGACAACAACTACATGGCGCATTGGCAGGCCGACGAGTTCCAGCGCTCCCAAACCGGCACTGGCCAGTATCAGTGGTCAGGTCCCGGGACACACAGTTCCGGCCAAGCCTTCCATTATCTCTACTAG